The sequence ACCCCGCACACTTGGCCCTCGCCGCCCTGGCAGGCTACGACGAAGTCCCGGTCCAGGGTAAGCCCGTGGTCCGCCTGGTCCTGACCGGATCAGAGGTGGTGGACCAGGGCACGCCCGCCCCCGGCCAGGTACGCGATACCTTCGGCCCGCAGCTGCCTGACGTCGTGGCAATGCTGGGCGGCATCGCCGCCGGCCAGCAGCGGATCGGCGACTCGTACACCGAATGGCTGGCGGCGCTCGAAGACGTGCTGCCAGAGGTGCCCGGCGCACCGGACCTGCCTGCCGACGTCGTCATCACCACCGGGGGTACTGGACGCTCCGGAACGGACCACCTCCGCCGGGCAGTGGCCGAACTCGGCGGCCGGCTCATCATCGACGGCGTGGCAATGCGGCCGGGACACCCCGCGGTCCTCGCCGAACTTCCCGACGGCCGTTTTGTCCTGGGACTTCCCGGCAACCCGCTGGCGGCAATGATGGCCCTCTCCACCGTGGGTGCCCCGTTGCTGGCTGCCCTGGGGCACCATCCCATGCCGCCGGTGGAAGACGTGCCGTGCGGGACGATGATCGAGCCCGACCCCGGCCGTACCCGGCTGATGCCCTTCCGGCTGCTGTATGGCATGGCATCCCCGGCGCAGCACACTGGGCCCGGCATGATGCGTGGGCTGGCAGCCGCGGACGGCGTACTGGTGGTGCCGCCGCACGGGGTGCAGCTGGGTGAGCTGGTGCCTGCCTTCGCGCTGCCGTGGGGGACGCCCATCCCGCGGCCCGGTGAAAGTGATGCCAAAGCCAAGCCCCGAACGGGCGCCCGCACCGGCCAGCCCAAGGCCAAACCGGCAACCAGCGGGCCCGTCGACTGGAGTGCGCTCCTGGGCTGACGCACGGCAGGGCCGGTGCCCCCGGAAGGCGCTACCTGGGACAGGGCAGGCTTTGTTGGTGCCATGATGGAGTAATGAACAAGCAGGGTGGAATATGGGACGGGTAACCCAGCGCCGGAAGGTGCACAAGTATGTCCTGGATGGTTCCCCAAGTGCCCTGGAGTACCCGGTCCGCCACCGTGAAGACGTCCTCGCCGTGGAGGAACCGCTGGAAATCCGGCTCGGCGGCCTGTCCTATTCCGTAACCATGCGCACCCCCGGCGATGACTTCGACCTGGTGGCCGGCTTCCTGGTGTCCGAGGGCGTCATCTGGGCCCCAGAGCAGCTGGTGTCGCTCCGGTTCTGCGCCGGCGAGGACGAAAACGGCGTCCAGACGTTCAACGTGGTGGAGGCCCAGCTGCGGCCGGACGTCCCGCTCCCGGACACGGGCCGCCGGGTCTACACGTCCAGCTCCTGCGGCATCTGCGGAACGGATTCCATCGAGGCCGTCCAGAAGTCCTCGCACCACAGTCCCCAGCCGGACCCGCTGACCGTGGATGCCAGGGTCCTGGCCTCCCTGCCCGACCTGTTGCGGGAGTCCCAGCGCGTCTTCGACGATACCGGCGGCGTACACGCGGCGGGCCTGTTCAGGATCGACGACGACGGCGTCCCCCGGCTCCTGTGCCTGCGCGAGGACGTAGGGCGCCACAACGCCGTGGACAAAGTGGTGGGCTGGGCACTGCGTGAAGGCCTCCTGCCGTTGGCGGGGACTGTCCTCCAGGTGTCCGGCCGGGCGTCCTTCGAACTGGTACAGAAAGCCTCGCTTGCCGGAATCCCCGTCCTGGCCGCCGTGAGTGCGCCATCGAGCCTTGCCGTGGAACTGGCAGAGGCCAACGGGCTGACCCTGGCAGGCTTCAGCCGGGGCAGCAGTTTCAATATCTACGCCGGGAACTCCAGGGTCCTCGGGCCCCAGCCCGCCGTGCCAAGGCCTTAGCGCGGGTAACGCCTTGGCCCGTCCCACACCACCAGCCCAGGGGGTTGGACGCAGTGCCGCCAACAGGTAGATTTGTCCATCGAATGGACTCGATGATCCAGTCTCCAGCCTAAAGAGGACCTATATTGCATGACGACCGCAGGATCACGGAAGTCCGCCTGGCGAGGTTTGTGCGGGAGCGCATTGCCCCTGCCGTTTACAGCAGGACGGTCCCGCTTACCCTGAGCAGCTGGGAAGTGCCCGGTGAGCCGGTCCCGGCGCTTGAAGCGATGCGGCAGGACTTCCAGCCGCAGGAGCACGGCGCCTCCTGGGGACGGCCGTGGGGCACCACCTGGCTGCGGCTGCAGGGGGAAGTGCCCGAATCCTGGGGCGGCAGCCCTGACACCGCCGTGGAGGTGGTGGTGGACCTGGGATTCACCACCGAAGCCCCCGGGTTCCAGTGCGAGGGAATCGCCTGGCGGTCGGATGGCAGCATCATCAAGGCCATCTCACCCCGCAACCAGTACATCCCGCTCAAGCTGCTGGGCAGCGGCATGGCCGTGGACTTTTACGTGGAGGCGGCCGCCAACCCGGACATGGCGCAGGGCTGGACCTTTGCCGCTACCCCTTTGGGGGACAAGGCGACCGCAGGAGACGCCCCGCAGTACCGGCTGGGAACCATCGCCATCGCCGAGCTGAACCAGACCGTGTGGGAACTCCAGCAGGACGTCTGGACCCTCGCCGGCCTCATGGAGCAGCTTCCCCTGGAGCTCCCGCGCCGCCACGAGATCCTCCGCGCCCTCGAACACATGATGGACGTGATGGACCCGGAGGACGTTGCCGGGACCGCGGCAGCCGGGCGCCGGGCGCTCGCCGACGTCCTGACCAGGCCCGCCTACGCCTCCGCCCACCAACTGGTTGCCACCGGGCACGCCCACATCGACTCCGCCTGGCTCTGGCCGGTCCGTGAAACCATCCGCAAATGCGCCCGGACCTTCTCCAACGTGGTGGCCCTGATGGATGAAGACCCGAATTTTGTCTTCTCCTGCTCCTCTGCGCAGCAGCTCGCCTGGATCAAGGAGCTGTACCCGGACCTCTTCAGCCGGATCCGGGAAAAGGTACGCGCGGGGCAATTCGTCCCGGTCGGCGGCATGTGGGTGGAATCGGACACCAACATGCCCGGCGGCGAAGCCATGGCCCGGCAGTTCGTGGAGGGCAAGGGCTTCTTCCTTGCCGAGTTTGGCATTGAGTGCCGGGAAGCGTGGCTCCCGGATTCGTTCGGCTACAGCGCTGCCCTTCCCCAGATCGTGAAGTCCGCCGGCAGCCGCTGGTTCCTCACGCAGAAGATTTCCTGGAACCAGACCAACAGGATGCCCCACCACACTTTCAACTGGGAGGGGATCGACGGCACCCGGCTGTTTACCCACTTCCCGCCGGTGGACACCTACAACTCGGATCTCAGCGCCCGGGACCTGGCGCACGCCGAGCGCAACTATCGGGACCATGGCCGCGGCACCGTATCGCTGGTCCCGTTCGGGTACGGCGACGGCGGCGGCGGGCCCACCCGCGAAATGCTCGCCGCAGCTGCACGCACGGCGGACCTGGAAGGCTCTCCAAAGGTCCGGGTCGGATCCGCGGAAAGCTTCTTCCGGCAGGCCGAGGAAGACTACTCCGCACTTCCGGTCTGGGTGGGCGAGATGTACCTGGAACTCCACCGCGGCACCTACACCAGCCAGGCACAGACAAAGAAGGGCAACCGGCGCAGCGAGCACCTCCTGCGCGAAGCCGAATTGTGGTGCGCCACGGCTGCCGTCCGCGGCGGCGGTGCCTACGACTATCCGGGCGCCGAGCTTCAGCGCCTCTGGCAACTGGTGCTGCTCCAGCAGTTCCACGACATCCTTCCCGGCAGCTCCATTGCCTGGGTCCACCAGGACGCCGAGCGGAATTACCAGGCTGTCGAGAACGCCCTTGAGGCGTTGATCAGCCGCGCCGCCGCCGAGATGCTGGGCACCGGCAGCCGCCAGTTCCTGTTGAACGCCGCACCGCATCCCAGGGACGGGGTCCCCGCGCTGGGGGCGGCCGAACCGGCGTTGAGCCCGGAACCAGTACGGGCAACACCGCATGACGGCGGCTACGTCCTGGACAATGGTGTTATCCGGGCCGTGGTGGATGCGGACGGGCTGCTTTCCTCCCTGCGCGACCATGCCAGCGGCCGCGAAGCGATCGCCCCCGGCCAGCGCGGCAACCTGCTCGAACTGCACCGTGACACCCCCAACGAATGGGACGCCTGGGATATCGATGAGTTCTACCGGCGCAACGTCACCCCACTGGTCCACGCAGAATCGGTCCGGCTTGACGGCGGAGGCGGCAGCGCCGTCGTGGTGGTGGAGCGATTGGCCGGGACCTCGCCGCTGACCCAGCGCATCACGCTTGCCCCCGGCAGTGCGTCCCTGGAGATCACCACCTCCGTGGACTGGCAGGAACGCGAAAAGCTGCTGAAGCTCGGCTTCGCACTGGATGTGCGGGCGGACCGGTCGGCTGCCGAAACGCAGTTCGGCCACGTCTTCCGGCCCACGCACACCAACACGTCGTGGGAGGCAGCAAAGTTCGAAATCTGCGCCCACCGGTGGATCCATGTGGGTGAACCCGGCTACGGCGTCGCCGTGTCCAACTCATCCACTTACGGCCATGACGTGGGAAGGAGCATCAGGGAGTCCGACGGCGGAACCACCACCACGGTGCGGCTGTCCCTGCTGCGGGCGCCCAAGTTCCCCGACCCCGACGCAGACCGGGGACGTCACGAGTTGACCGTGGCCATCCGCCCGGGTGCCGGCATTGCCGATGCCGTCCAGGAAGGGTACCGGACAAACCTGGCACCCCGGCTGGTCACCGGCGCCCACGGAGTGGAGCCGCTTTTCTCCGTCAGCAATCCTGCCCTGGTCATCGAAGCCGTGAAACTGGCGCAGGACGGTTCCGGCGACGTAGTGGTCCGGCTGTATGAGTCACTGGGACAGCGTTCGGCGGGGAACATTACGGCAAACTTCCCGGTGCGGGAGGTTGTGCCCACGGACCTTCTGGAGCGACCTGCCGAAGCCGCCGGGGTCGAGCCCTGCGACAACCGGGCCGTGCTTCAGCTCCGGCCTTTCCAGCTCGTCACGTTGAGGTTTGCCCGGAAGTAGGAGTTCCTTGCCCGGGCTGGAGGCAGGTTGGGGGCCTTAAACAGGCTGAGTGGGGGCGGTCCCCAACGATCCGCCACCACTCATCCCCCCAATGTGTGCAAAGGCCCCCGGAGCTGCCGGCGTTTTGGAATTTATCCCCGTTCGAAAACACTGGGACAGCCCCGCCTTCACACATTCATGATTGTGTCACACTCTAATGATTTTGTGAAAGCGGGTGCAGGTTACGTTTCGGTAGATGTCTTTTGGCGGGCCCCGCTTCGTCCATTTACCACCCGGGCGGCCCAAATTAGGGCCAGGCCAACTACGAAGCACAGCACCGCCGTGTAGTTGATGATGAACTCAATGTGGCCGAGGGCCGGCGGTATCAGAGGGAACGACAAGGTCAGCCCCGTCGCCACGGCGCCAAGGGCCAGCAGGGCGGCGGCAGCCCGGATTAGGGCGGGTAGCCGACTCGATACGGCGCGGACCATGGCCGGGAGCAGGGCGAGCGCAACAAAGGCGGGGTACGCGCGGCCGGCAGCCCCGTAATATTCGAGCAGCGCGGAGTTCCAGGGGTCGGTGCCCACTACGCCCGTAAGTCCCGCGGCGGAACCGCTGGTGTCCATCAGGAAGAACAGTGTCACGGCGACCGCGGATATGACGGCGAGGACTGCCATTCCTGTCCGGCCGGTGATGAGCCGGTAGGCGTCCTTTGCACCAAACCCACGGGAAATGCGGATGCCCATGAAATAGATGGCGGCGAAGATCACGAACCGGAGCAGCAGGTTGGCCAGGTTGATTCCCCCCAGCGCCTGGTCGATCACCAGATAGGGGCCCTGGATGCTCAACAGGATGGCCAGGGTCATCATGGCAAAGATGCCGAACAGCGACCGGTTCTCACCGCGGAGGGTGCTGGGAATGCGGGCCGCTGCAACGAATGCGCAGACGGCCAGCGTGGTCCATTGAAGGGTCTCGATCATCCCAGGTTCTCCCAAATCTTTTCTGTCTGCGCCTGGTCCTGCTCCTGGCGGCGCAATACTTTGCCCAGTGCCTGGAGCCTGTCCCCGGCAAGCACGGTGAGTTCTCCGTCAGAGAGGCTGGCCAGGGCAGCCTGCCGGGCTCCAGGGGGCCAGCCCGCCTCCTCCTCTGTGATGATTCCCGTAGCGACCAGTCCGCCGGCCGGTCCAACCCCCGCGGCAGCTGCGGTGGCCATGGCGAGCTCGGGCGACAGCCGGTTGGCGGTCAACTGCGCGGAGTAGTTTTGCGGGGCCACCCCGGTGGCGGCGGACACGCGGTGCCGGACCTCGCCGTCGTCAATGGCATCCACCCAGTTCTTTACGGAGGTCGCGTGCGGGGCCGGGCTGAGGGCAGGGGCGGCTGCTCCGCGGGGGCGTCCATGGCCGGCCGCGAGAGGAGCGCCCGGAGAAGGTCAGCGCTGGAAATCTGGCTTACCAGTTCGTTCCTGGTGGGCGGACGCGGTGGGCCTGCCAGGGCACTGTAGGCATCGAACCCGGCCAGCGCGGATACCGGGTTGATCTTGTAGGCCCGGCTGATGCTGACCACGGTGGTGACGGAGACCTTGCCCCGGACCAGCTGCTGGGCGAGGGTGGTCCGCTTGATTCCTGAGACCCGGCAGACGTCGGCAGTGCTGGCATCCGGTGCGATGCCTTGCAGCCAGCGCTGGAACGCCTTGGCGGAAAGGGTCATGGACGGCTCTCTGCAGAACGGGTGGTGCTGACGATTTTACCGTGCCCCGCCGGACGCTCCGTGCCGCTGATTTTGTCCGCGGCCCACAGTCGTCTATAGTTGATGGTCGAGCCCGTTGGTCCGTACACCCCCCAAGTCCGGACCAGCGGGTTCTTCTATGTCCTGCAGCCCCAGCGGCGCCGCGGCCTGTTTGTGCCGCCTCTGCCGGCCGTCAACGGCTGTCCGGGCAGCGGCGAAAGGACCACCATGACTGCAACGCTTGTCGCCAAGGACATTTCCGGCGGCCACGGCCACCGCACCCTTTTTTCCGGGCTCTCCCTGACCGTAGCCCCCGGCGACGTCGTCGGGGTCGTGGGCGCCAACGGCGCCGGGAAGTCCACGCTGCTGCGCCTCCTGGCCGGTGTTGACCAACCGCAGGAAGGCTCCGTCAGCCTTGCCCCGGCCGATGCCTTCGTCGGCTGGCTGCCCCAGGAACACGAACGTGTTCCCGGCGAAACGGTGGCAGGGTACATCGCCCGCCGGACCGGCTGCGCCGAAGCCACCCACGAGATGGAGTCCACCGCCGAGGGCCTTGGCTCCGGTGCCCCCGGGGCAGATGATGCGTACGCCCGGGCCTTTGACCGCTGGATGGCCTCCGGCGCCGCCGACCTGGATGACCGCATCCCTGCCGTGCTTGCGGAGCTGGGCCTGGACGCTGGTCCCGAAGCGCTGATGACCGGGCTTTCCGGCGGCCAGGCGGCGCGGGTGGCGCTCGCAGCCCTGCTGCTGAGCCGTTTCGACGTGGTGCTGCTGGACGAGCCCACGAATGACCTGGACCTCGCCGGGCTGGCCACGCTCGAAAACTTTGTGACGGGATTGCGCGGCGGGGTGGTGCTGGTCAGCCATGACCGTGAGTTCCTGGCCCGCTGTGTGACGCGCGTGGTTGAGCTGGACCTGGCCCAGAACAGCGTGGCAGTCTACGACGGCGGCTACGACGCCTTCCTCGAGGAGCGCGCCGTGGCGCGGCGGCACGCCCGCGAGAAGTACGAGGACTTCGCCGCCACCAAGGCAGACCTGGTATCCCGGGCCCGGACCCAGCGTGAGTGGAGTTCGCAGGGCGTCCGGAACGCCATGAAGAAGAACCCTGACAACGACAAGATC comes from Pseudarthrobacter sp. NIBRBAC000502770 and encodes:
- a CDS encoding molybdopterin molybdotransferase MoeA; translation: MTAEPHHGPDAPPGAEPQARRGETEHTPADHHQAAHTWQEARQAAFDAATPIPPGPVALRIALGRKLDRDIVALQDMPHYASSAMDGWAVNGSGPWIPVEAGSRLAPHQASPIATGGLIPPGAKAVLRSENAVLGQDDEGLPVLMTGGKARPGEPRAGEHIRKAGEEALEGDILVKAGVSLNPAHLALAALAGYDEVPVQGKPVVRLVLTGSEVVDQGTPAPGQVRDTFGPQLPDVVAMLGGIAAGQQRIGDSYTEWLAALEDVLPEVPGAPDLPADVVITTGGTGRSGTDHLRRAVAELGGRLIIDGVAMRPGHPAVLAELPDGRFVLGLPGNPLAAMMALSTVGAPLLAALGHHPMPPVEDVPCGTMIEPDPGRTRLMPFRLLYGMASPAQHTGPGMMRGLAAADGVLVVPPHGVQLGELVPAFALPWGTPIPRPGESDAKAKPRTGARTGQPKAKPATSGPVDWSALLG
- the fdhD gene encoding formate dehydrogenase accessory sulfurtransferase FdhD, which translates into the protein MGRVTQRRKVHKYVLDGSPSALEYPVRHREDVLAVEEPLEIRLGGLSYSVTMRTPGDDFDLVAGFLVSEGVIWAPEQLVSLRFCAGEDENGVQTFNVVEAQLRPDVPLPDTGRRVYTSSSCGICGTDSIEAVQKSSHHSPQPDPLTVDARVLASLPDLLRESQRVFDDTGGVHAAGLFRIDDDGVPRLLCLREDVGRHNAVDKVVGWALREGLLPLAGTVLQVSGRASFELVQKASLAGIPVLAAVSAPSSLAVELAEANGLTLAGFSRGSSFNIYAGNSRVLGPQPAVPRP
- a CDS encoding glycoside hydrolase family 38 C-terminal domain-containing protein is translated as MHDDRRITEVRLARFVRERIAPAVYSRTVPLTLSSWEVPGEPVPALEAMRQDFQPQEHGASWGRPWGTTWLRLQGEVPESWGGSPDTAVEVVVDLGFTTEAPGFQCEGIAWRSDGSIIKAISPRNQYIPLKLLGSGMAVDFYVEAAANPDMAQGWTFAATPLGDKATAGDAPQYRLGTIAIAELNQTVWELQQDVWTLAGLMEQLPLELPRRHEILRALEHMMDVMDPEDVAGTAAAGRRALADVLTRPAYASAHQLVATGHAHIDSAWLWPVRETIRKCARTFSNVVALMDEDPNFVFSCSSAQQLAWIKELYPDLFSRIREKVRAGQFVPVGGMWVESDTNMPGGEAMARQFVEGKGFFLAEFGIECREAWLPDSFGYSAALPQIVKSAGSRWFLTQKISWNQTNRMPHHTFNWEGIDGTRLFTHFPPVDTYNSDLSARDLAHAERNYRDHGRGTVSLVPFGYGDGGGGPTREMLAAAARTADLEGSPKVRVGSAESFFRQAEEDYSALPVWVGEMYLELHRGTYTSQAQTKKGNRRSEHLLREAELWCATAAVRGGGAYDYPGAELQRLWQLVLLQQFHDILPGSSIAWVHQDAERNYQAVENALEALISRAAAEMLGTGSRQFLLNAAPHPRDGVPALGAAEPALSPEPVRATPHDGGYVLDNGVIRAVVDADGLLSSLRDHASGREAIAPGQRGNLLELHRDTPNEWDAWDIDEFYRRNVTPLVHAESVRLDGGGGSAVVVVERLAGTSPLTQRITLAPGSASLEITTSVDWQEREKLLKLGFALDVRADRSAAETQFGHVFRPTHTNTSWEAAKFEICAHRWIHVGEPGYGVAVSNSSTYGHDVGRSIRESDGGTTTTVRLSLLRAPKFPDPDADRGRHELTVAIRPGAGIADAVQEGYRTNLAPRLVTGAHGVEPLFSVSNPALVIEAVKLAQDGSGDVVVRLYESLGQRSAGNITANFPVREVVPTDLLERPAEAAGVEPCDNRAVLQLRPFQLVTLRFARK
- a CDS encoding ABC-F family ATP-binding cassette domain-containing protein → MTATLVAKDISGGHGHRTLFSGLSLTVAPGDVVGVVGANGAGKSTLLRLLAGVDQPQEGSVSLAPADAFVGWLPQEHERVPGETVAGYIARRTGCAEATHEMESTAEGLGSGAPGADDAYARAFDRWMASGAADLDDRIPAVLAELGLDAGPEALMTGLSGGQAARVALAALLLSRFDVVLLDEPTNDLDLAGLATLENFVTGLRGGVVLVSHDREFLARCVTRVVELDLAQNSVAVYDGGYDAFLEERAVARRHAREKYEDFAATKADLVSRARTQREWSSQGVRNAMKKNPDNDKIRRAASTESSEKQAQKVRQMESRIARLDVVEEPRKEWQLQFSIGQAPRSSAVVATLRNAVARQGSFTLGPVNLQLNGGERIGITGPNGAGKSTLLRLLLGTQAPDDGDASLGATVAVGEIDQARGLLDGAQPLGDAVEAVLADWNSADVRTLLAKFGLKADHTSRTVDSLSPGERTRAALALLQARGVNLLVLDEPTNHLDLPAIEQLEEALESYDGALLLVTHDRRLLENVRLDYRWHLENGTVQELHHTASQEK